The Aeromicrobium sp. Sec7.5 genome window below encodes:
- a CDS encoding type IV secretory system conjugative DNA transfer family protein — MKTFDPTQVGWKLGKAHEPRTGKELWVPWDRTTGVIGPQGSGKTLDILVPALLGAPGAALVTMTKVEDLLLTIDARSADDRPCAVLDPFGLAPGLPEFVFDPVAGCVDPMLAERRAKAFTAGTVKGSSHTDDAARFYAAEASKVIQAFFHAAALSGRGLDDVLEWVANPRAATEPEEILREHPHAAPFWHGLLQGALRGDDRTAGNTATTVQQAMSLFFQGDIRRRCVPGRGRRATDVADIISRGGTIYLLGREDPYASASPLMTAVAEHVLDTALELANSSPHGRLCPPMVAVLDELPSTAPLPTLRTRMANERALGLSFIYAAQTWRQLAAIFGEQEARALFGLTNVLALFGGSKDVSFNQEVSDLLGPVRVTRFNWQSGAMAGRSSSSDEIPILTGAEIRQLEQRQALVIAENGRPVLAKLHRCIDGAPGRELLRAQEAARARVESARHHRIDPAARATAALVESQRRGLGGWPT; from the coding sequence CGGCAAGGAGCTGTGGGTGCCGTGGGACCGCACGACCGGCGTCATCGGCCCGCAGGGTTCGGGCAAGACGCTCGATATTTTGGTGCCGGCGTTGCTGGGCGCCCCAGGCGCCGCGCTGGTCACGATGACCAAGGTCGAGGACCTGCTGCTGACGATCGACGCCCGCAGCGCCGATGACCGCCCCTGCGCCGTGCTGGATCCGTTCGGTCTCGCGCCCGGGCTGCCGGAGTTCGTCTTCGACCCGGTCGCCGGGTGCGTCGACCCGATGCTCGCCGAACGTCGAGCAAAGGCGTTCACCGCCGGCACGGTCAAGGGCTCCTCCCACACCGACGACGCCGCACGGTTCTACGCCGCCGAAGCGTCCAAGGTCATCCAGGCGTTCTTTCACGCCGCAGCTCTCAGTGGTCGCGGCCTCGACGACGTCCTGGAATGGGTCGCCAACCCGCGCGCCGCGACCGAGCCCGAGGAGATCCTGCGCGAGCACCCGCACGCCGCTCCGTTCTGGCACGGGCTCCTGCAGGGGGCGCTGCGCGGTGACGACCGCACCGCGGGCAACACCGCGACGACCGTCCAGCAGGCGATGTCGCTGTTCTTCCAAGGCGACATCCGGCGCCGGTGCGTCCCCGGGCGGGGGAGGCGAGCCACCGACGTCGCGGACATCATCAGTCGCGGCGGCACGATCTACCTCCTCGGCCGAGAAGACCCCTACGCGTCGGCGTCACCGCTGATGACCGCCGTGGCCGAACACGTCCTGGACACCGCCCTCGAGCTCGCGAACTCCTCGCCCCACGGGCGACTGTGCCCGCCGATGGTGGCGGTTCTCGACGAGCTGCCGTCGACCGCGCCGCTGCCGACCCTGCGCACCCGCATGGCCAACGAGCGCGCCCTCGGTCTGTCCTTCATCTACGCGGCCCAGACGTGGCGTCAGCTGGCGGCGATCTTCGGCGAGCAGGAAGCCCGAGCGCTGTTCGGGCTGACGAACGTACTGGCCCTGTTCGGTGGCTCCAAGGACGTCTCCTTCAATCAGGAGGTCTCCGACCTGCTCGGACCCGTCCGCGTGACCCGGTTCAACTGGCAGAGCGGTGCGATGGCCGGCCGCTCGAGCAGCAGCGACGAGATCCCCATCCTGACCGGCGCCGAGATTCGTCAGCTCGAGCAACGTCAGGCGCTCGTGATCGCCGAGAACGGCCGGCCCGTGCTGGCCAAGCTGCACCGCTGCATCGACGGCGCCCCCGGTCGGGAGCTGTTGCGCGCGCAGGAAGCCGCTCGAGCCCGGGTCGAGTCCGCTCGTCACCACCGGATCGACCCGGCCGCCCGCGCCACGGCGGCGCTGGTGGAGTCGCAGCGTCGAGGTCTGGGCGGGTGGCCCACATGA